ATAATTACAACTAATGTAGGGGTATTTAAACCACATGCTGTTAGAGATATGAATGGCCATGCGTTACCTTTAACAAAAGATGGCAATTTTTATCAAACGAATGTAGATGCAAATGGTGTTAATCATGGTGGTAGTGAAATGGTGCAAAATAAAACAGGTCATATGAGTCAACAAGGCCATATGAATCAGAACACACACATGAACCAACAGCCACACATGCAACAAGGTCATATGCAATCATCAAACCATCAAATGATGAGTCCAAAAGCAAATATGCATTCATCAAATCATCAAATGAACCAAAGTAACAAAAAAGTTTTACCAGCTGCTGGTGAAAGTATGACATCAAGTATTCTTACTGCAAGTATTGCCGCACTACTATTAGTATCTGGGTTATTCTTAGCATTTAGACGACGTTCAACAAATAAATAAACATAATACGATTAATAATAGAAAAATCGTGTGATTATCTGAGCGAGCCTAGGACATAAATCAATGTCCTAGGCTCGCTAATGTTATATTGGCAGTAGTTGACTGAATGAAATTGCGCTTGTAACAAGCTTTTCCATTTCTTACCAACTCCCTAAATAGTCATCAAAAAATTTCTTATATTTTAATAATTTTTAATAATCCGATTGTCTTATACGTGTCAGTGTTAATTCAGATATTTCCTGTGGAATATACCACTTATTAATCATAATTGGATAAGGTGTTTGTGCGTACAGTGTTTCAATAATCAGCCAACAATGTGTATCACCATCAAACACGTGACTATGATTTTTGAAGTGGGGCGCTTTGGTAATAGACATTTTTAAATCTGATTGATATGCATTGCTATAAATCGTTTGCTCAACGAATGTCTTCATGTCGTCTTCGTTTTGTGTATTCACTTTAAATGTGTCAATGACATTTAACGGTATAAAGGTAAAGCAAAATGCATCAGCTTGCTTAGAATGATTGTCCTTTTTTTGATAATAGCGTTCCATTGCAATGACGGCAGAAGGATGGTTTGCAAACAAATGATTTGTATATTCACTTTCTAAATCAACACGATAATTAATTGATGACATAGATACGCGAGCTAGCAATATTTGATCAAGTGGATGCTTAAATTGATCCATACTTGAAGCGTGTTGGGCATTTGTTTGTGGAATAACAAAGTGTCCCTTCCCTCTTGTACTCTCTACGATGCCATCTTCGGCTAACAATTTTATAGCTTGGCGCAAAGTCATACGACTGACATCAAAGCGCGCACAAAGTTCCTTTTCAGTAGGTAATGCATGGCCACTCGGATATTTTCCTATTTGAATTTCTTTATATAACGTATTATAAATCGTTAAAAATTTTGGTTGTGTTTGCGTCACGTAGACAACCTCCATAAAGTTACTTAATCACTCTCATCATACAATAATTTTTACTCAAATTGGAAAAATTATAAAAATTAAATATAGATAGGCTTTGAAAATTAGTTTTATACAAGGTTAGTAGCTGTAACTGTAAAATGTTCTTAATATTGTCAAAATGTAATGCTTGAAAGCGCTTTTAAAAAATATTATTATATACATGGTTAGACAAATAGACAAATCACTATACAAATATTGGGAGGAATATTTTATGAAATCAACACCACACATTAAACCAATGAATGACGTCGAAATTGCAGAAACGGTTCTATTGCCAGGAGATCCGTTAAGAGCTAAGTTCATTGCAGAAACTTATTTGGATGATGTGGAACAGTTCAATACAGTGCGAAACATGTTTGGTTTTACCGGAACATATAAAGGTAAAAAAGTTTCTGTCATGGGTTCAGGTATGGGTATGCCATCTATTGGCATTTACTCTTATGAATTAATTCATACATTTGGTTGTAAAAAATTAATTCGCGTTGGCTCTTGTGGCGCGATGCAAGAAAACATTGATTTATATGATGTGATTATTGCACAAGGTGCCTCTACTGATTCAAATTACGTTCAACAATATCAATTACCAGGTCATTTTGCGCCAATTGCTTCTTATCAATTATTAGAAAAAGCAGTTGAAACAGCACGTGACAAAGGTGTACGTCATCATGTAGGTAATGTGTTATCAAGTGATATTTTCTATAACGCGGATACAACAGCGAGTGAACGTTGGATGCGTATGGGTATTTTAGGTGTAGAAATGGAATCAGCTGCATTATACATGAATGCAATTTACGCTGGTGTCGAAGCATTAGGTGTGTTCACAGTGAGCGATCATTTAATTCATGAAACGTCAACAACACCTGAGGAAAGGGAACGTGCATTTACAGATATGATTGAAATTGCACTGTCATTGGTGTAGATGATTATGAATGTTGAATATTCTAAAATAAAGAAAGCAGTACCTATTTTATTATTCTTATTTGTATTCAGTTTGGTTATAGACAACTCATTTAAATTGATTTCTGTAGCCATTGCTGATGACTTAAACATATCTGTAACGACAGTAAGTTGGCAAGCGACATTAGCCGGTTTAGTAATTGGTATTGGCGCTGTAGTATACGCTTCATTATCTGATGCCATTAGTATACGCACACTATTTATTTATGGCGTGATATTAATCATTATCGGATCAATTATTGGTTACATTTTCCAACATCAATTCCCATTACTTTTAGTTGGACGTATTATTCAAACTGCCGGTTTAGCTGCTGCAGAGACATTATATGTGATATATGTTGCAAAGTATCTTTCTAAAGAGGACCAGAAGACTTACCTTGGCTTAAGTACGAGCAGTTATTCCTTGTCATTAGTTATCGGTACATTATCAGGTGGATTTATTTCTACGTATTTACACTGGACAAATATGTTTTTAATTGCATTAATCGTAGTATTTACGTTGCCATTCCTATTTAAATTATTACCAAAAGAAAATAATACGAATAAAGCTCATTTAGATTTTGTTGGCTTAATTCTAGTGGCAACTATTGCTACAACAGTCATGCTGTTTATTACGAACTTTAATTGGTTATATATGATTGGTGCCTTAATTGCGATTATCGTTTTTGCGCTATATATTAAAAATGCGCAACGTCCATTAGTAAATAAATCATTTTTCCAAAATAAACGTTATGCTTCATTTTTATTTATAGTATTTGTAATGTATGCTATCCAATTGGGTTATATTTTTACGTTCCCATTCATAATGGAGCAAATTTATCATCTGCAACTAGACACAACATCACTGTTATTAGTACCGGGTTATATAGTAGCAGTCATTGTTGGTGCACTAAGTGGTAAAATCGGCGAATATCTGAATTCAAAACAAGCGATTATCACAGCAATTATTTTAATAGCACTGAGCTTGATTTTACCTGCATTTGCAGTAGGTAATCACATTTCAATCTTCGTCATTTCTATGATATTCTTTGCAGGTAGCTTTGCTTTAATGTATGCACCTTTACTTAACGAAGCCATTAAAACAATAGATCTTAATATGACAGGTGTGGCTATTGGTTTTTATAATTTAATTATTAATGTGGCGGTATCTGTAGGTATTGCGATTGCTGCGGCTCTAATCGATTTTAAAGCATTAAATTTCCCAGGCAATGATGCATTAAGTTCACATTTCGGTATTATTTTAATTATTTTAGGTTTAATGAGTATTGTCGGATTAGTTTTATTCGTCAGCTTAAATCGTTGGACACAATCTGAAAAATAAATAGATATAAATTCGCGAGATATATTCGTATTTATAGTAAAATTAAATAAAGAGATTATATAACACGAGGAGTAGTAAGTATGAAATTTGAGAAATATATAGATCACACTTTATTGAAGCCTGAGTCAACACGTACGCAAATCGATCAAATCATCGATGAAGCGAAAGCATACAATTTTAAATCTGTATGTGTGAATCCAACACATGTTAAATATGCAGCAGAGCGACTA
The genomic region above belongs to Staphylococcus aureus and contains:
- a CDS encoding LPXTG cell wall anchor domain-containing protein; protein product: MNQSNKKVLPAAGESMTSSILTASIAALLLVSGLFLAFRRRSTNK
- the tet(38) gene encoding tetracycline efflux MFS transporter Tet(38), which translates into the protein MNVEYSKIKKAVPILLFLFVFSLVIDNSFKLISVAIADDLNISVTTVSWQATLAGLVIGIGAVVYASLSDAISIRTLFIYGVILIIIGSIIGYIFQHQFPLLLVGRIIQTAGLAAAETLYVIYVAKYLSKEDQKTYLGLSTSSYSLSLVIGTLSGGFISTYLHWTNMFLIALIVVFTLPFLFKLLPKENNTNKAHLDFVGLILVATIATTVMLFITNFNWLYMIGALIAIIVFALYIKNAQRPLVNKSFFQNKRYASFLFIVFVMYAIQLGYIFTFPFIMEQIYHLQLDTTSLLLVPGYIVAVIVGALSGKIGEYLNSKQAIITAIILIALSLILPAFAVGNHISIFVISMIFFAGSFALMYAPLLNEAIKTIDLNMTGVAIGFYNLIINVAVSVGIAIAAALIDFKALNFPGNDALSSHFGIILIILGLMSIVGLVLFVSLNRWTQSEK
- a CDS encoding GntR family transcriptional regulator encodes the protein MEVVYVTQTQPKFLTIYNTLYKEIQIGKYPSGHALPTEKELCARFDVSRMTLRQAIKLLAEDGIVESTRGKGHFVIPQTNAQHASSMDQFKHPLDQILLARVSMSSINYRVDLESEYTNHLFANHPSAVIAMERYYQKKDNHSKQADAFCFTFIPLNVIDTFKVNTQNEDDMKTFVEQTIYSNAYQSDLKMSITKAPHFKNHSHVFDGDTHCWLIIETLYAQTPYPIMINKWYIPQEISELTLTRIRQSDY
- the deoD gene encoding purine-nucleoside phosphorylase produces the protein MKSTPHIKPMNDVEIAETVLLPGDPLRAKFIAETYLDDVEQFNTVRNMFGFTGTYKGKKVSVMGSGMGMPSIGIYSYELIHTFGCKKLIRVGSCGAMQENIDLYDVIIAQGASTDSNYVQQYQLPGHFAPIASYQLLEKAVETARDKGVRHHVGNVLSSDIFYNADTTASERWMRMGILGVEMESAALYMNAIYAGVEALGVFTVSDHLIHETSTTPEERERAFTDMIEIALSLV